The following are from one region of the Sorghum bicolor cultivar BTx623 chromosome 2, Sorghum_bicolor_NCBIv3, whole genome shotgun sequence genome:
- the LOC8078980 gene encoding transcription factor bHLH54, translating into MLIVKLPSLVNNWGHLHGCLHPTNTLLGGTRQKHSSIVAAAAAVLRALASPCLEPSHITSSAPSMEIDMMAQFLGTDDHCFTYEYEHVDESMEAIAALFLPNLDTDSNSSSCLNFDVPPQCWPQPDHSSSVTSLLDPTENFESFEFPVIDPFPASGFDSHCETPYLTEYPISLHGKHSSVIEEEAANVTPAAKKRKASATTKGSKKSRKVSKKDYIGDDDGGDAYVDTQSSSSCTSEDGNFEGNTNSSTKKAYTRASRGAATDPQSLYARKRRERINERLRILQKLVPNGTKVDISTMLEEAAQYVKFLQLQIKLLSSDDTWMYAPIAYNGINISNVDLNIPSLQK; encoded by the exons ATGCTGATTGTGAAGCTACCATCCTTAGTCAACAATTGGGGCCACCTGCACGGCTGCCTGCACCCTACAAATACCCTTTTGGGGGGTACACGGCAGAAGCACTCAAGCattgtagcagcagcagcagcagttctCCGAGCTTTAGCCTCTCCTTGCCTTGAGCCCTCCCACATTACTTCATCTGCGCCATCGATGGAAATCGACATGATGGCTCAGTTTCTTGGAACTGATGATCACTGCTTCACCTATGAGTATGAGCATGTGGATGAGTCCATGGAAGCAATAGCAGCTCTGTTCTTGCCTAACCTTGACACTGACTCCAACTCCTCTAGCTGTCTCAACTTTGATGTCCCTCCACAATGCTGGCCTCAGCCAGACCATAGTTCTAGTGTTACAAGTTTGCTTGATCCAACAGAGAACTTTGAGAGCTTTGAGTTTCCAGTTATTGATCCGTTCCCCGCAAGCGGCTTCGATTCGCATTGTGAGACCCCCTACCTTACTGAGTATCCGATCTCCCTACATGGCAAACATTCATCAGTCATAGAGGAAGAAGCAGCCAACGTTACGCCTGCTGCTAAAAAGAGGAAGGCTAGTGCTACCACCAAG GGATCAAAGAAATCCAGGAAGGTGAGCAAAAAGGATTATATCGGCGACGATGATGGCGGCGATGCCTATGTTGACACGCAAAGCTCCAGTAGCTGCACCTCCGAGGACGGAAATTTTGAAGGAAATACGAATTCAAGCACGAAGAAGGCCTACACTAGGGCCAGCCGTGGAGCAGCAACTGATCCTCAGAGTCTCTATGCAAGG aagaggagagagaggatcAATGAAAGGTTGAGAATCTTGCAGAAATTGGTTCCCAATGGAACAAAA GTTGACATTAGTACGATGCTCGAGGAAGCAGCACAGTATGTCAAATTTTTACAGCTTCAAATTAAG CTGTTGAGCTCTGACGATACGTGGATGTATGCGCCAATCGCGTACAATGGGATTAACATCAGCAATGTTGATCTGAACATCCCTTCTCTGCAAAAGTAA
- the LOC8078979 gene encoding uncharacterized protein LOC8078979: MGFVSLKAQEKYVTKPAYIPCQGPTQAVGQLRFPCWNGTTILPCAGVQIRPASPATNPAPPPPPPPIHPPPPSSQHRTFRTSFLSPLPPFPRMAPPPTLTSSRSSPSLPLSPHRPALRPGSLQRLLRPPDPSDDDDSSAPTPCSRSRSRARSERALLQVTNITPALSGADPFSGHHGFYLRLSDSARSCYVSLHADHDDLILANGLHIGQIIEVDHLVPSVPAPVLRGFRVLPGRYPCVQQDSGDDDVVKDKEVVSERPRRPSPTPPLPDRRGRQASSPAAIGHCHRSRSTTNLSEAGSPAASTARRRESMMKSLNSPKNLRKISVPSVDGNSSDDEDTSDMSSSYSSLSTARRNWDFSGSIKDVRPIAPRRRSNSVSPGKTGSKTIAHQNDVANDPLESVRRKAEKAFKVLSKRNNHASIKAPRDSSCAATPMSQSASSSGIKWCENNVIWSSLSSSLVRHGKEAMKQRDMALQAVLDGLLEASATEKLIKCLSKYSELHSDKDDDPKELIGRFLKLSQELDHAIFIAQSQARLRHPKACCSNSTSSASPRAATKAALDRKQSAISWVRAAIEADLSHFSSHTRGTSESARASSVAELKPVSPLFSSKAKCNCNSRLSKKTADASTEGGSLNAAMDLAVAMRSDGNRWFLKYIDKFLDDIESDYATTCDSQVAGFLQQLKKVDDWLNRVVRHERMFSIERSSKDSVLSEEEESDACERVRRKIYGALLRHVQYAAMALEGVNSVTDEDKEL; encoded by the exons ATGGGCTTTGTCTCACTAAAGGCCCAAGAGAAGTACGTAACAAAACCTGCCTACATTCCTTGCCAAGGTCCCACCCAGGCAGTTGGCCAGTTGCGATTTCCGTGTTGGAATGGAACCACCATTCTCCCGTGCGCCGGCGTTCAAATCCGCCCCGCGTCGCCCGCCACAAATCcagctccgcctccgcctcccccTCCCATCCATCCTCCCCCTCCTTCCTCTCAGCATCGCACATTTCGCACCAGCTTTCTCTCTCCTCTCCCGCCCTTCCcgcgaatggcgccgccgcccacGCTGACGTCGTCTCGGTCGTCTCCTTCGCTGCCCTTGTCGCCGCACAGGCCCGCGCTCCGGCCGGGCAGCCTGCAGCGGCTGCTCCGCCCGCCGGACCcgtccgacgacgacgactcgtCCGCCCCGACGCCGTGCTCGCGGTCGCGCTCCCGCGCCCGTAGTGAGCGTGCCCTGCTCCAGGTCACCAACATCACGCCGGCGCTCTCCGGCGCCGACCCCTTCTCAGGCCACCACGGCTTCTACCTCCGCCTCTCCGACTCGGCCCGCTCCTGCTACGTGTCCCTCCACGCCGACCACGACGACCTCATCCTCGCCAACGGCCTCCACATCGGCCAGATCATCGAGGTCGACCACCTCGTGCCGTCTGTCCCGGCGCCCGTGCTCCGCGGCTTCCGCGTCCTCCCCGGGCGGTACCCCTGCGTCCAGCAGGACTCCGGCGATGACGACGTCGTCAAGGACAAGGAGGTCGTCTCCGAGCGCCCGCGCCGGCCGTCGCCGACGCCCCCGCTTCCGGATAGGAGGGGACGACAGGCGAGCTCGCCTGCCGCCATCGGCCACTGCCACAGGTCACGGTCGACAACTAATCTGTCCGAGGCGGGATCGCCGGCGgcgtcgacggcgaggaggagggAGAGCATGATGAAGAGCTTGAACTCCCCGAAGAACCTGAGGAAGATCAGTGTCCCGTCCGTAGACGGCAACAGCAGCGATGACGAGGACACGTCGGATATGTCGTCGTCGTACTCGTCGTTGTCCACGGCCAGGAGGAACTGGGATTTCAGCGGGAGCATCAAGGACGTGAGACCCATCGCTCCCCGGAGACGTAGCAACAGT GTTTCTCCAGGTAAGACAGGATCAAAAACCATTGCACACCAGAACGACGTGGCGAACGATCCACTGGAGTCCGTGAGGAGAAAGGCAGAGAAGGCGTTCAAGGTGCTCTCAAAGAGGAACAACCACGCGTCTATCAAGGCGCCCAGAGACAGCTCCTGTGCCGCCACACCGATGTCGCAGAGTGCCTCATCGAGTGGCATCAAGTGGTGCGAGAACAATGTGATATGGAGCTCACTCTCCTCAAGTTTGGTGCGTCATGGAAAG GAAGCAATGAAGCAGAGAGACATGGCATTGCAAGCTGTGCTTGATGGACTGCTAGAAGCATCTGCCACTGAGAAGTTGATAAAATGCCTGAG CAAATACTCTGAACTGCATTCTGACAAGGACGATGACCCAAAGGAGCTCATCGGCAGGTTCTTGAAATTATCTCAAGAACTGGATCATGCTATCTTCATAGCTCAGTCACAGGCCAGGCTCAGACACCCTAAAGCATGCTGTTCCAATTCAACATCCTCGGCTTCGCCGAGAGCTGCTACGAAGGCAGCATTGGACAGGAAGCAATCTGCCATCTCATGGGTCAGAGCGGCCATCGAAGCGGACCTGTCACACTTCTCCAGCCACACAAGAGGCACATCTGAATCTGCGAGGGCGTCATCAGTGGCTGAACTGAAACCAGTGAGCCCACTGTTCTCTTCCAAGGCGAAGTGCAACTGCAACAGCAGGCTCTCAAAGAAAACCGCTGATGCTTCCACCGAAGGCGGCAGCCTGAATGCAGCAATGGACTTGGCTGTCGCGATGCGCTCTGACGGCAACCGTTGGTTCCTCAAGTACATTGACAAGTTCCTGGATGACATCGAGAGCGACTACGCGACGACGTGTGATTCCCAGGTCGCGGGCTTTCTGCAGCAGCTGAAGAAGGTGGATGACTGGCTCAACCGTGTCGTGCGGCATGAGAGGATGTTTTCCATTGAGAGAAGCAGCAAAGATAGTGTGTTGTCCGAGGAAGAAGAGAGTGATGCGTGCGAGAGAGTACGGAGGAAGATATATGGGGCACTCCTCAGACATGTGCAGTATGCTGCTATGGCACTCGAGGGTGTCAACAGTGTAACTGATGAAGATAAAGAACTGTAG
- the LOC8058382 gene encoding formin-like protein 13, whose translation MRRGTEGVVSALLVVVVVAGLLLSSSSSSSPAAATEEYGVGIHRRSLHQPFFPIDSTPPPGFDDSIVPPPPPPAAGAASASASKGGGRSSTGLTNTIAIALATGLVVLAVAFYSCFLLWRRRSDGGGGGGNGLRAVKSAPPGSVAVRVPSDVGSSARHQRSPPPSSTASDAIYLDPLTTMVEVSRHRPPSPDLRPLALVKQPSPDLRPLPPLKRPAQQPPPPPASTPPATTTGDSSDEDDQATYYTAPKTAKSWFSRSTSQRSTLEQTVAVAQPPAPAPVPTPTPTQANPPRPARPPPPPPPPRQRLLRPMPEESPPPAVLASLALTNSADPSVQDRGGENPDGDGGRARPPKPPSLKPLHWDKLRAISGRTTVWDQVNNSDSFRVNEAAMESLFLNNSGGAGNSDQAARRGSAGKQESRLLDPKRLQNVAIMLKVLNVTSADVIGALMHGNGDLGSEFYETLAKMAPTKEEELKLKDYNGDISKLDPAERFLKDVLDVPFAFKRVDAMLYRANFGTEANYLKKSFGTLEAACTDLRSSKLFLKLLDAVLKTGNRMNDGTNRGEARAFKLDTLLKLADIKSTDGKTTVLHFVVQEIIRSEGFGSDQTAASNPGSTSKEQFKKDGLKVLAGLSSELSNVKSAATLEMDTLVGSVSRLETDLEKVKLVSQLNQTCPGQVSSEKFFEAIDAFLGHAQAEIDTVKAAGESALQHVKETTEYFHGDAIKEEPHPLRIFMVVSDFLATLDRVCRDVGRTPERVMMGSGKSFRVSAGTSLPQRRNEQRRDLSSSDEDSSSD comes from the exons ATGAGGAGAGGAACGGAAGGTGTTGTGAGCGCGCTgctcgtggtggtggtggttgctGGGCTGTtgctgtcgtcgtcgtcttcatcgtcgccggcggcggcgacggaggAATACGGCGTTGGTATCCACCGGCGTTCGCTCCACCAGCCGTTTTTCCCCATCGATtccacgccgccgccggggttcgatgactcgatcgtgccaccgccgccgccaccggcggCGGGGgccgcgtcggcgtcggcgtccaaGGGAGGCGGGCGGTCCTCGACCGGTCTCACCAACACCATCGCGATCGCGCTCGCCACGGGCCTCGTCGTGCTCGCGGTGGCGTTCTACTCGTGCTTCCTCCTTTGGCGCCGACGCTCCGACGGAGGAGGCGGGGGCGGCAACGGTCTCCGCGCCGTGAAGTCGGCGCCGCCAGGATCCGTCGCCGTGAGGGTCCCCAGCGACGTGGGGAGCAGCGCGCGGCACCAGcggtcgccgccgccgagctcgaCGGCGTCCGACGCGATATACCTCGACCCGCTCACGACGATGGTGGAGGTGAGCCGGCACCGGCCGCCGAGTCCGGACCTTCGCCCGCTCGCGCTCGTGAAGCAGCCGagccccgacctccgcccgctgcCGCCGCTGAAGCGGCCGGCGCAGCAACCCCCGCCTCCGCCGGCGTCCACGCCGCCGGCGACCACCACGGGGGATTCCTCCGACGAGGACGACCAGGCCACGTACTACACCGCGCCCAAGACCGCCAAGTCCTGGTTCAGCCGGAGCACTAGCCAGCGCAGCACCCTGGAGCAAACAGTGGCTGTGGCTCAACCACCCGCGCCTGCTCCCGTGcccacgccgacgccgacgcaagCTAACCCCCCACGGCCTGCTCGTCCGCCGCCGCCCCCACCGCCACCGAGGCAAAGGTTGCTGCGACCGATGCCCGAGGAGTCCCCACCCCCGGCCGTCCTCGCCAGTTTGGCGCTAACCAATTCCGCAGACCCCTCTGTTCAGGACAGGGGAGGCGAGAACCCGGATGGCGACGGCGGGAGAGCGCGGCCGCCGAAGCCACCAAGCCTGAAGCCGCTGCACTGGGACAAGCTCCGCGCCATTTCCGGCCGCACCACCGTCTGGGACCAGGTCAACAATTCCGACTCGTTCCG CGTGAACGAAGCGGCGATGGAGAGCTTGTTCCTGAACAACTCCGGCGGCGCGGGGAATTCGGATCAGGCGGCGAGGAGGGGAAGCGCCGGGAAGCAGGAGAGCCGGCTGCTCGACCCGAAGAGGCTTCAGAATGTCGCGATCATGCTCAAAGTGCTCAATGTGACATCGGCTGATGTGATTGGAGCACTCATGCACG GAAATGGAGATTTGGGGTCTGAGTTCTACGAAACACTAGCTAAGATGGCACCGACAAAAGAAGAagaactgaaattaaaagattaTAATGGGGATATATCAAAACTTGATCCAGCAGAGCGCTTTCTGAAAGACGTACTTGATGTTCCTTTTGCCTTCAAAAGAGTAGACGCAATGTTGTACAGAGCAAACTTTGGCACTGAAGCGAATTATTTAAAGAAATCTTTTGGAACGCTAGAG GCAGCCTGTACAGATTTAAGAAGCAGCAAGCTATTCTTGAAGTTGCTAGATGCAGTTCTCAAGACTGGGAACCGCATGAACGATGGAACTAATCGAGGCGAGGCGAGGGCCTTCAAACTTGACACCCTTCTAAAGCTTGCAGACATCAAGTCGACAGACGGAAAAACGACAGTGCTGCATTTCGTAGTTCAAGAGATCATCCGATCTGAAGGCTTTGGTTCAGATCAAACAGCAGCATCGAATCCCGGCAGCACCAGCAAGGAACAGTTCAAGAAGGATGGCCTGAAAGTGCTTGCAGGGCTCAGCAGTGAGCTCTCAAACGTGAAGAGTGCAGCCACTTTGGAGATGGACACGCTGGTCGGCAGCGTCTCGAGGCTCGAAACCGACCTCGAGAAGGTGAAGCTGGTCTCTCAGCTCAACCAGACATGTCCCGGTCAGGTCTCAAGCGAGAAGTTCTTCGAGGCGATCGACGCGTTCCTCGGACATGCTCAGGCGGAGATTGACACAGTGAAGGCAGCCGGCGAGAGCGCGCTGCAGCATGTCAAGGAGACCACGGAGTACTTCCACGGCGACGCCATCAAGGAGGAGCCTCACCCGCTGAGGATCTTCATGGTGGTGAGCGATTTCCTCGCGACGCTGGACCGCGTGTGCCGGGACGTCGGCAGGACGCCGGAGAGGGTGATGATGGGGTCCGGCAAGTCGTTCCGCGTCTCGGCCGGCACCTCCCTGCCGCAGCGCCGGAACGAGCAGCGGAGGGATCTCAGCTCCTCTGACGAGGATAGCTCTTCTGACTAG